A genomic window from Zootoca vivipara chromosome Z, rZooViv1.1, whole genome shotgun sequence includes:
- the TOR4A gene encoding torsin-4A isoform X2, with the protein MLEKIGKRDPLQELTMEGRKQALKSPQKLSLLSSPVRAAIRLRRTAHAFKKNFLPGDSKAKLLQRQVSLGRARLGSASASLLSQASFESSQYFTFDTSVQEPSTRSSKRKKRCKNPRVLYPGNSRKYLPAEHKSKAKRCLLLLVGIVCFQILNAIENLDDNLLKYDLDGLEKTMHREVFGQALAIESIVALLKDYLATHIHNKPLVISFNGPSGVGKSHVGWLLAKHFRSVMGQSSVLHYFAMYHCPDSASTSACQQDLSKTISEMVTQAEIEEKIPVFILDEVEFMTTALLETLGGFFQTNQTNEFLNAVYILISNLGGNEVVNVLLQNASSDLLLQPQRKVELLQAALRPVLDQVHPLWMLAEIVPFVLLEKSHILSCFYEEMMSEGLYPDPSHVESLASQLNYYTQGGQQYAITGCKQVVAKVNLL; encoded by the coding sequence AGAAGATAGGAAAGCGAGACCCACTGCAAGAGCTCACAATGGAGGGCCGGAAGCAGGCTTTGAAAAGCCCCCAGAAGCTCTCTCTGCTCTCGTCCCCAGTGCGGGCTGCCATTCGCCTGCGGAGGACAGCTCATGCctttaagaagaacttcctgcctGGGGACTCCAAAGCGAAGCTTCTCCAGAGGCAGGTCTCCTTGGGGAGGGCCAGGCTGGGCAGTGCCTCCGCCTCCCTCTTGAGCCAAGCGAGCTTTGAGAGTTCTCAGTACTTCACTTTTGATACCTCGGTGCAGGAGCCCTCAACAAGATCCAGCAAGCGGAAGAAGAGGTGCAAGAACCCCAGAGTATTGTACCCAGGAAACTCCAGGAAATACCTCCCTgccgagcacaagagcaaagcCAAGAGGTGCCTCCTGTTGCTCGTCGGAATTGTCTGCTTCCAGATCCTGAATGCCATTGAGAATTTGGACGATAACCTCCTGAAATATGACCTGGATGGTCTGGAGAAGACAATGCACCGGGAGGTTTTTGGGCAGGCCTTAGCCATCGAGAGCATTGTGGCATTGCTCAAGGACTACCTGGCCACCCACATACACAACAAACCACTGGTCATCTCCTTCAATGGCCCAAGCGGGGTTGGGAAGAGCCACGTCGGTTGGCTGCTAGCCAAACATTTCAGGTCAGTCATGGGGCAGAGCTCTGTGCTCCATTACTTTGCCATGTACCACTGCCCGGACAGCGCTTCCACATCAGCCTGCCAGCAAGATTTATCTAAGACGATCAGCGAGATGGTCACCCAAGCCGAAATTGAAGAGAAGATCCCCGTGTTTATCCTGGACGAGGTGGAGTTCATGACTACGGCCTTGCTGGAAACACTGGGTGGGTTCTTTCAGACAAACCAAACCAACGAGTTCCTCAATGCTGTGTACATCCTGATAAGCAACCTGGGGGGTAACGAGGTTGTCAATGTTCTCCTTCAGAATGCCTCTAGCGACCTACTCCTGCAGCCCCAGAGGAAGGTGGAGTTGCTGCAGGCTGCTCTCCGTCCTGTCCTTGACCAAGTCCACCCTCTTTGGATGTTGGCGGAGATCGTTCCCTTCGTCTTGCTGGAGAAGAGCCACATCTTGAGTTGCTTCTATGAGGAGATGATGAGCGAAGGCCTTTATCCCGATCCGAGCCACGTGGAGAGCTTAGCCAGCCAGCTCAACTATTACACTCAAGGGGGCCAACAGTATGCCATCACCGGTTGTAAGCAAGTTGTAGCCAAGGTGAATCTACTGTAA
- the TOR4A gene encoding torsin-4A isoform X3 produces the protein MEGRKQALKSPQKLSLLSSPVRAAIRLRRTAHAFKKNFLPGDSKAKLLQRQVSLGRARLGSASASLLSQASFESSQYFTFDTSVQEPSTRSSKRKKRCKNPRVLYPGNSRKYLPAEHKSKAKRCLLLLVGIVCFQILNAIENLDDNLLKYDLDGLEKTMHREVFGQALAIESIVALLKDYLATHIHNKPLVISFNGPSGVGKSHVGWLLAKHFRSVMGQSSVLHYFAMYHCPDSASTSACQQDLSKTISEMVTQAEIEEKIPVFILDEVEFMTTALLETLGGFFQTNQTNEFLNAVYILISNLGGNEVVNVLLQNASSDLLLQPQRKVELLQAALRPVLDQVHPLWMLAEIVPFVLLEKSHILSCFYEEMMSEGLYPDPSHVESLASQLNYYTQGGQQYAITGCKQVVAKVNLL, from the coding sequence ATGGAGGGCCGGAAGCAGGCTTTGAAAAGCCCCCAGAAGCTCTCTCTGCTCTCGTCCCCAGTGCGGGCTGCCATTCGCCTGCGGAGGACAGCTCATGCctttaagaagaacttcctgcctGGGGACTCCAAAGCGAAGCTTCTCCAGAGGCAGGTCTCCTTGGGGAGGGCCAGGCTGGGCAGTGCCTCCGCCTCCCTCTTGAGCCAAGCGAGCTTTGAGAGTTCTCAGTACTTCACTTTTGATACCTCGGTGCAGGAGCCCTCAACAAGATCCAGCAAGCGGAAGAAGAGGTGCAAGAACCCCAGAGTATTGTACCCAGGAAACTCCAGGAAATACCTCCCTgccgagcacaagagcaaagcCAAGAGGTGCCTCCTGTTGCTCGTCGGAATTGTCTGCTTCCAGATCCTGAATGCCATTGAGAATTTGGACGATAACCTCCTGAAATATGACCTGGATGGTCTGGAGAAGACAATGCACCGGGAGGTTTTTGGGCAGGCCTTAGCCATCGAGAGCATTGTGGCATTGCTCAAGGACTACCTGGCCACCCACATACACAACAAACCACTGGTCATCTCCTTCAATGGCCCAAGCGGGGTTGGGAAGAGCCACGTCGGTTGGCTGCTAGCCAAACATTTCAGGTCAGTCATGGGGCAGAGCTCTGTGCTCCATTACTTTGCCATGTACCACTGCCCGGACAGCGCTTCCACATCAGCCTGCCAGCAAGATTTATCTAAGACGATCAGCGAGATGGTCACCCAAGCCGAAATTGAAGAGAAGATCCCCGTGTTTATCCTGGACGAGGTGGAGTTCATGACTACGGCCTTGCTGGAAACACTGGGTGGGTTCTTTCAGACAAACCAAACCAACGAGTTCCTCAATGCTGTGTACATCCTGATAAGCAACCTGGGGGGTAACGAGGTTGTCAATGTTCTCCTTCAGAATGCCTCTAGCGACCTACTCCTGCAGCCCCAGAGGAAGGTGGAGTTGCTGCAGGCTGCTCTCCGTCCTGTCCTTGACCAAGTCCACCCTCTTTGGATGTTGGCGGAGATCGTTCCCTTCGTCTTGCTGGAGAAGAGCCACATCTTGAGTTGCTTCTATGAGGAGATGATGAGCGAAGGCCTTTATCCCGATCCGAGCCACGTGGAGAGCTTAGCCAGCCAGCTCAACTATTACACTCAAGGGGGCCAACAGTATGCCATCACCGGTTGTAAGCAAGTTGTAGCCAAGGTGAATCTACTGTAA
- the TOR4A gene encoding torsin-4A isoform X1, translated as MGPKIKWLGSACHWLCLHLSWDLAPPTVAPPSSCPSSPYVYQPPLLFPREIASDWKWQGSRAQVNVKRTVLTIGKRDPLQELTMEGRKQALKSPQKLSLLSSPVRAAIRLRRTAHAFKKNFLPGDSKAKLLQRQVSLGRARLGSASASLLSQASFESSQYFTFDTSVQEPSTRSSKRKKRCKNPRVLYPGNSRKYLPAEHKSKAKRCLLLLVGIVCFQILNAIENLDDNLLKYDLDGLEKTMHREVFGQALAIESIVALLKDYLATHIHNKPLVISFNGPSGVGKSHVGWLLAKHFRSVMGQSSVLHYFAMYHCPDSASTSACQQDLSKTISEMVTQAEIEEKIPVFILDEVEFMTTALLETLGGFFQTNQTNEFLNAVYILISNLGGNEVVNVLLQNASSDLLLQPQRKVELLQAALRPVLDQVHPLWMLAEIVPFVLLEKSHILSCFYEEMMSEGLYPDPSHVESLASQLNYYTQGGQQYAITGCKQVVAKVNLL; from the exons atggggcctAAGATAAAGTggcttggctctgcctgtcattggctgtgcCTCCACCTATCATGGgatctggctccacctactgttgcccccccttcctcctgcccttccAGCCCCTATGtgtaccagccaccactgctatTTCCTCGGGAGATTGCAAGTGACTGGAAATGGCAGGGAAGCAGAGCTCAGGTGAACGTTAAGAGAACtgtcctgacg ATAGGAAAGCGAGACCCACTGCAAGAGCTCACAATGGAGGGCCGGAAGCAGGCTTTGAAAAGCCCCCAGAAGCTCTCTCTGCTCTCGTCCCCAGTGCGGGCTGCCATTCGCCTGCGGAGGACAGCTCATGCctttaagaagaacttcctgcctGGGGACTCCAAAGCGAAGCTTCTCCAGAGGCAGGTCTCCTTGGGGAGGGCCAGGCTGGGCAGTGCCTCCGCCTCCCTCTTGAGCCAAGCGAGCTTTGAGAGTTCTCAGTACTTCACTTTTGATACCTCGGTGCAGGAGCCCTCAACAAGATCCAGCAAGCGGAAGAAGAGGTGCAAGAACCCCAGAGTATTGTACCCAGGAAACTCCAGGAAATACCTCCCTgccgagcacaagagcaaagcCAAGAGGTGCCTCCTGTTGCTCGTCGGAATTGTCTGCTTCCAGATCCTGAATGCCATTGAGAATTTGGACGATAACCTCCTGAAATATGACCTGGATGGTCTGGAGAAGACAATGCACCGGGAGGTTTTTGGGCAGGCCTTAGCCATCGAGAGCATTGTGGCATTGCTCAAGGACTACCTGGCCACCCACATACACAACAAACCACTGGTCATCTCCTTCAATGGCCCAAGCGGGGTTGGGAAGAGCCACGTCGGTTGGCTGCTAGCCAAACATTTCAGGTCAGTCATGGGGCAGAGCTCTGTGCTCCATTACTTTGCCATGTACCACTGCCCGGACAGCGCTTCCACATCAGCCTGCCAGCAAGATTTATCTAAGACGATCAGCGAGATGGTCACCCAAGCCGAAATTGAAGAGAAGATCCCCGTGTTTATCCTGGACGAGGTGGAGTTCATGACTACGGCCTTGCTGGAAACACTGGGTGGGTTCTTTCAGACAAACCAAACCAACGAGTTCCTCAATGCTGTGTACATCCTGATAAGCAACCTGGGGGGTAACGAGGTTGTCAATGTTCTCCTTCAGAATGCCTCTAGCGACCTACTCCTGCAGCCCCAGAGGAAGGTGGAGTTGCTGCAGGCTGCTCTCCGTCCTGTCCTTGACCAAGTCCACCCTCTTTGGATGTTGGCGGAGATCGTTCCCTTCGTCTTGCTGGAGAAGAGCCACATCTTGAGTTGCTTCTATGAGGAGATGATGAGCGAAGGCCTTTATCCCGATCCGAGCCACGTGGAGAGCTTAGCCAGCCAGCTCAACTATTACACTCAAGGGGGCCAACAGTATGCCATCACCGGTTGTAAGCAAGTTGTAGCCAAGGTGAATCTACTGTAA